The Chitinophagaceae bacterium nucleotide sequence TTAACAAAAGAGGGTATGTATTACCTGAAGATGTGCGGATGATTGCAGCCGATGTTTTACGTCATCGTATTGGGCTTACCTATGAAGCAGAAGCTGAAAATATTTCTGTGGAAGAAATTATTAAACAGGTGCTGAATACGGTGAAGGTTCCTTAAGCCCTCTAACCCCTAAAGAGGGAATGTACAATATCACTCAAATGCAAAAAATACATTCATCAGATCATAAACATTCAATAGTAAAGCCTCCCTTCAGGGAGGTTTGGAGGGTATGTTAACTACAGAAGAAATATTAAAAAAAGTAAGGGCGCTTGAAATTAAAAGCAAGCGGCTTACCAACCATATGTTCACCGGTGAATATCATTCGGCGTTCAAAGGGCAGGGTATGAGTTATAAGGAGGTAAGAGAATACCAGCCGGGCGATGATATACGTTTTATCGACTGGAATGTGAGTGCACGGTATGCACATCCTTACAGTAAGGTTTTTGAAGAAGAACGGGAGTTGAGTTTGTTTTTACTGATTGATAACAGTGCCAGCATCAGCTTTGGTACTCATCTGCAACGAAAAAAAGATTTAGTGACTGAAATTGCCGCAGTGCTTGCTTTCTCAGCAGTAAACAATAATGATAAGGTTGGCGCTATTTTGTTTGGCGATAAAGTGCAGAAATTTATTGCACCTAAAAAAGCAAAGCAGCATACATTATATATTGTACGAGAGATGCTCAGCAATGATGCAAAGTCAAAGCAAACAAATTATCATGATGCTTTCAGGATGTTTAATAATGTTTGCCCCCGAAGAAGTATTTGTTTTTTGATCAGTGATTTTTTAGGTGCCGGGTATGAAGATGCTTTACGTGTGGCTTCTAAAAAACATGATGTGATCGGCATTAAAATTTATGATCAGTTAGATATGAAACTGCCTGATGCAGGGTTATTGCAGGTGGCTGATGCTGAAACAGGTGAGCAACGGTGGATTGATACATCGAATGCACAGATACGATTTGACTACGAAAAAGATTTTCACAAGCATAATGATTATGTAAAGGATGTGTTCCGGAAAGCCGGTGCCGATCTGCTTCATATGCGTGCAGGGGATGACTATGTAAAAGTGTTACAGAAATTTTTTATTAACAGGAGCAGATGATCAGAAGAGTATTTGTTATATCGGTTGGATGTATGCTGATGGGATTGTTTTCATTTGCCCAGATCACCCCGGTTATTACTTCCGATAAAGAGAAAATATTCATTGGTGAACCTTTTAAGATCACACTTGAACTGAAAGCAATTGACCGCAATGCCGGTGTGCAATGGAAATTCCCAGACAGCATCCCTCACTTCGAGTATGTAAGCTTTGATACTTCAGATATTTTAAAGCGTGTAATAACCATTACCAGTTTTGACAGTGGCTTATGGTCCATTGATAATATTGAAGTTGTTGTTCCATCCAATGTGAATGATAAGGCTGTGCTGTTAAAGTTCCCTTCGAAAGAAATCTTAATTGAATATGATACAACTGGCAGCCAGGTATTGAATGATGTGAAGCCGATCATTGAAGTGAATGCCGGTGAAAAACGGATTGGTTATGCTGTTGCTGCAGCTGCATTGCTCAGTTTACTGCTGCTGATTATTTTATTCAGAAGATGGAAGAAAAAGAAAATTGTTATTGCTGATGAAGACTCCAACTATTCCCCGCTGGAAGATTTTATCAGAACAATTGAAAAACTGAAACAGCAGAGCTGGAACGAGCAATTGGAACAGAAACAAAATTTTTCTGAATTATCGCAGGCTGTAAAACGATATTTTGAGCGAATCCTTCGTCAGCCATTTTCCCGTGTTACAACAGATGAGTTGATGATGGACTTAAAACCGCATTTGCTGACTGAACAATTCCTTTCCATTACTCAAACACTCCGGCTTGCTGATGCTGTTAAGTTTGCAAAATTCACCGCACCAAAAGATGACTGGATGAATGCACTGGCTGGAACAGAAACAGTAATTAAAAAACTGGATATAGAAAGGAAGCCAAATGATTAATGAATGGTATCAACATATCGTCTTTGCATATCCTATTCTGTTATGGCTGTTATTATTATTGCCCATACTGATTGTTTGGTACATCCTGCGTGAAAAAAAATCTTCCTCATCAGTTACCGTTTCTTCTTTAGGTATTTACAGAAAGCAAAGCAGTTCATTGAATGTTATGCGCCATTTGCCCTTTGTTCTGCGCCTGCTTTCATTGGCATTATTGATTGTTGCCATTGCCAGACCTCAAACAAGAAGCAATGAGGAACGGGTGGAAGGCGAAGGAATTGATATTGTTCTTTGCATGGATGTAAGCGGCAGTATGCTGGCAGAAGATTTTAGCCCCAACAGGATGGAGGCCATGAAACAAGTGGCTGCTGATTTTGTGGATGCAAGAAAAACAGACCGGATTGGCCTGGTAATTTTTTCAGGCGAACCGTTTACACAATGTCCTATAACTACTGATCATGCTGCATTAAAAAGCCAAATCTATGCAGTGCGCAGTGGAATTTTACAGGATGGTACAGCAATCGGTTCAGGTTTGGCAACAAGTGTGGAACGATTGAAAAAAAGCAAATCAAAAAGCAAGATCATTATCCTTTTAACAGATGGCGAAAATAATGGTGGCATGATACCACCCAATACCGCCAAGGAAATAGCAAAAGCTTACAATATTAAAGTGTATACTATTGGGATGGGTACCGAAGGTTTTGCCAGCATGCCGCAGCAAACAAGCGCCGGAATAGTGAGGAGCATGGAAAAAGTGAATATTGATGAAAGGTTGCTTACTGAAATTGCAAGAGAAACAGGTGGCAGCTATTTCCGGGCTAAAGACAATGAAAGCCTGTCGAATATTTATACTGAAATTGACAAGCTTGAAAAGTCAAAAATCGAAACCAGCAGCTTTGCCCGTTATGCTGAAGAATTTTATCTGCTGGCGATAGCAGCTGCTGTATTACTGTTGATTGAAGTTTGGTTACGGTATAAGATGTTTCGAAAGTTTCCATAACAGATGTTTTCCTCCTTTCTGTGCCTACGTGGCAATCTATTCCTTTTCTTTGCAATCAATGCAGGCACTCATTTATAAATCAACAGGTAACTGGTATGTTGCAAAAACAGAAAAAGGCGATTTTGTGCGTGCAAGAATTAAAGGAAAATTTAAGATCGACGGCATTACATCTACCAACCCCATTGCTGTAGGCGACATTGTAGAAGTGGAAATGGAAAACGAGCTGGAGCAAACCGCCATGATCATTGAAATTTATGAGCGAAGGAATTACATCAACCGTAAATCGCCCCATCAAAAATATCAACATCATATTGTTGCTGCCAACCTCGATCAAAGCATGCTTTTTGCCACCATGAAAGAACCCAGAACCTCTCAGGGTTTTATTGATCGTTTTGTTATTGCATCAGAAGCATATCATATTCCCAGTGTAATCGTTTTCAACAAGTCGGATGTTTACCGCAAGAAGGAAATGGATATGTATGAAGAGTGGAAGGATATGTATGAAGCGGTTGGTTATAAAGTGTTCCTTATGTCTATGGAAAAAAATGAAGGTGTTGATGCGGTAAAAGAAATGCTGAAGGATAAGATCACATTAGTCAGCGGTCATTCAGGAGTTGGCAAATCAACCTTTATTAATGCAATTATGCCCAATCTTGACTTACGCACAGAAGAGGTTAGCGGCTGGAGCGGAAAAGGGATGCACACTACAACTTTTGCGGAAATGTACGATCTGCCTCCCGATAGTTATCGGGATGGCGGTAAGATCATCGACACACCGGGTGTAAAAGAATTTGGTGTAGTGGATATCAGTAAGCAGGAACTATCGCATTATTTTCCTGAAATGAGAGTATTGATCAACGATTGCCAGTTTAATAATTGCCTGCACCTGGAAGAGCCTAGCTGCGCCATCAAATCGGCAGTTGCAAATGAAACCATTCATCCGTTGCGGTTCATCAGTTATTGCGGCATACTGGCCACGATAGAGGAAAAGAAATATTAATCATCAGACTTCTGATGGATCAGCATCTTTCAACGCATCCACTAATTCGGCAATGGCTGCATTTTCAAAATGTTCACTTTTTTCTTCCAGCGAAGGAAAAACAGAAATTCCGTTGAAAATATTAAATGTGAGAGTAAGGGCAGTTCCTTTGTAAAGAAAGTCCCAGTACAAAGCCTCGAAATCATCCAGCTTCTTGGTGAAGGAGATTTTCAGTTTGTCTGCCAGTAAATCGGCCCAGCGATGAAATTTTTCGTAGCTGGCGTCGTCATCAAGGATCGCCTCGCTATATCCAACATGGTTGCGTAATGTGGGATTCATAGTGGTATTTTTTTGGTGTTATTGATACAGGGTTAGTATCCTGTTATTTTCTTTATTTAGCTATTAAATTTTTTTGCTCTTTTTACTTTTTCACCACTCAAAAGCTTTTCAGCTCCCACATTCTTTCCATTGGTTGGACAGCCTTCCTTAGGTGTACGTTTAAACACGTTGCAACTACTCATCATAAAGGACACCAAAAAGAGTACAAGTGCTGCTTTAATTAATTGTTTCATGTTGTTTTTAGTTTATTCTTTTGGATATAGGACAATGTTTATACCAGATTAGTCTTTTTCAGTTAAAACATCTTTAAACCAGCCCGAATATTTGATATAATTCTCAGCAATCCGGTTAATTTCACCATGAATCAGTTCCTGGCTGATGTCTTTTACTTTTTTGGCCGGAACACCTGCATAGATACTGCCCGCTTCCACAATTGTTCCTTCTAAAACCACTGCACCTGCAGCAACAATTGAATTGCTGTTGATTACTGCATTATCCATTACAATGGCTCCCATTCCTATCAGCACATCATCATGAAGGGTGCATCCGTGTACTATTGCATTATGACCGATGCTTACATTATTACCAACGATTGTTTTCGTTTTCTGGTATGTTGCATGAAGCACTGCTCCATCCTGCACATTCACTTTGTTTCCCAAACGGATACTGTTTACATCGCCCCTTACAACCGCATTGAACCATACGCTGCAATGATCGCCCATTATTACATCTCCTACAATAGTTGCATTGGGAGCGATAAAACAATCGTCACCAAATTGAGGAAAAACGCCTTCTACCGGGAGAATGATGGGCATACGGAATGTGGGTTTGATAGCAGGTAAAGTTCGTTAAGTTTTTTGAGTGTTCATAATTGTTAAAGGCTTTTTTACAGATTTAAATGAAGTTTTTTTAAAATAACCGTGAAAGACAGATTTTATGGTGAGGAAGGCGTTTAAACCTCACGGTAATTTAACGACATTTGCCTCGCATGAATCAACGGGAACTCTTTTTAAAACATGTTGCACAAACTTCGCCAAAACCGCTTGCTTTGGAAATTGTAAAAGCAGAAGGTTGCCGATTGTGGGATGCTGAAGGGAAAGAATACCTCGACCTGATTGCAGGAATCAGCGTTTGTAATGTGGGGCACAGACATCCAAAGGTGGTGAAAGCAATCAAAGCCCAGGTTGATCAGTATATGCACCTGCTGGTGTATGGTGAGTTCGTACAGAGTCCACAGGTGCAGTATGCCAAACTCCTCACCGATTATCTTCCTTCATCCCTGAATGCTGTTTACTTCACCAACTCAGGATCGGAAGCAACAGAAGGAGCCATGAAGCTAGCCAAGAGAGTAACAGGTCGTACAGAGATTGTTGCCTTCAACAACAGTTATCATGGAAGTTCGCAGGGAGCTTTAAGCGTAATGGGTGATGAATACTGGCGAAATGCATTTCGACCCTTATTGCCGGGAGTTTACCACGCCGGGTACAATTCATTGGAAGACCTGCAACTCATTACTTCAAATACAGCCTGCGTTATTGCTGAAACCATACAGGCTGAAGCAGGAGTGAATGCACCTTTGAAAGAATGGATCATTGCTATACGTAACCGTTGTACTGAAACAGGTGCTTTACTGATATTGGATGAAATTCAATGTGGATTCGGACGGAACGGATCACTCTGGGCTTTTGAACAGTTTAGCATTGTGCCAGATATTTTACTGTTGGGGAAAGCCCTTGGCGGAGGAATGCCAGTGGGTGCATTTATTGCAGATAAAGAATTGATGTGGAAGCTGACAGAGAATCCTGTACTTGGACACATCACCACTTTTGGTGGACATCCGGTCAGTTGTGCTGCAGGTATGGCTGCAATGAAAGTTTTGTTTGAAGAGAAATTAGTTGAAACTGTATTTGAAAAAGAAATTTTATTCCGCACTTTATTACATCATCCGAAAATTATTGCCGTTCGTTCAAGAGGGTTAATGATTGCAGTTGAGTTCGACAGCTTTGAAACGAACAAAAAGATCATTGATGCCTGTATTGCACAAGGGGTACTGACCGATTGGTTTTTATTTGCACCGAAATGTATGCGGATAGCTCCGCCGCTAACTATTACAGATGAGGAGATAAGGAAGGCATGTGCCGTAATTCTTGCCTGTTTGGATTAACTGTATCAGATTCTCATTTTATATCTGTTTTCCTTTTATTTTTATGGAAGCCTAACATAATCGCATGAAAAAAAGTACCACTGTATCTCTATGCAACATCCGTTCTTTTATTCTTCTCTTCCTGTATATTAGCTGTACTCAATTCTCATCCGCTCAAACGTCGGTTGTTAAAAATAAGTACCCTTCAACCTTACTGTGGCGTATTTCTGGAAATGGTTTGAGCAAACCATCCTATTTGTACGGTACTATCCATTTAACTGATAAGCGCCTGTTTTATTTCGGCGATTCCCTGTATAAAGCCATTGAACAAACAGAAGGCTTCGCCATTGAAATTAACCCCGATGAGTTGTCAACTCAACTGATACAATCTTTTACAAAAGAAGATAAAAGCGCTTTATTGAAAGATGCTGTTGATAAGGAAAGCTACGACCGGATAGAAAAGAAACTGGAAAAAAAGTATGGCTTTAAAGCCGACCGTTTAACAAAACGGCAGGCTTACCTCGCCAGGAATGAATGGATGAAGGATATGAAGAAGTCTGATGATATGAATACGGTTATGGACGCATGGCTGTATAATATCGCAAGGCAAATGGGAAAATGGACTGGTGGTATAGAAGACCTGAACGATCAGCTGAGCTTAATTGAAAAGGATGAAGCCGATTTTTCCTTTGAGGATTTACTGATCGACAAAAAAATAATGCAGGGGGGACTTAATTACCTGATTGATTTATACCTGTCGCAGGATTTGCAGGCCCTTGATGATTTTTTTAATCATAGCACTGAAAGTAAAAAAGATGAATGGCTGATTAAGCGGAATATTAAGATGGCTCACAGGATGGACAGCCTGCTCAGGTTCAGAACACATTTTTTTGCAATAGGCGCTGCTCATCTGCCCGGCGATTCAGGTGTAATAAAACTCTTACTACAAAAAGGATTTCATGTAGAGCCGGTTTTTTCATCAGCAAAAATTTCACCTGATGATTATAAAGTTGAGGAAGGGAAAATGAAGTGGCAATCATTTATACCAACTGACAGCCTGTATCATGTTTCATTTCCTTCCAAATCGGCTACAATGTTTATTAGCGGAAATGTAGTGAAAATGGAAATGTGTATTGATATTCCCACCGCAACATACTATATCACAGCTGCGGTGCCTAATATGCGGCAGGGCACAAATAAAGAAAAGCTTATAGAAGAAATGCTGCAGGGGTTTACAAAAGGAAGTAAAATTATTGAGCGTAAGAAAATTAGTGAGGATGGACAAACCGGTTTGGAAGTTCTGGTTGAAAAAGAAGGCTTTCTGCGTGTACGTGGATTTATAAAAGGAAACTATGCGTTCATGACTGTAATGGGTCATGAAACTAAAAAAGAAATGCTGAAAGGAGAAATGGCTGCACGCTTCTTTTCTTCCTTTTCCGTAAGTGATAAAGCCCTGCTGATTTCAGATGGCATGAAAACTTTTTCTAATGAAGAATCAGGGTTCAGTATTTTATTGCCAACTACACCTGAGCTAATGCCGAATGAGGCGGTTGAAGAAGGATGGATCTCTAAAACCTATTCTTCTTTTGATACCAAAAGCAACGTGTACTTTATGATGAAAATAAAAAGTACAGGGCCCGGTTATTATCTTAACGGTGATTCCAATTATTTTGATACACAGAGGCAGGGCTGGAAAACAATACTGAAGGAACTGAAAGCAGAAAAATATTTCAACCTTGGTGAGTTCCCTGTGATGCAGTATGATTTTATGATGGAGAAGGGTAAAGAAAAAGCCATGTGCAGATCATTAACCATTAACAGGGGTAACCGTTCATACCTGTTGCTGGCTGTAACTGAAAAGGATGGAGAAATCAATGATGCAATCAAAGTGTTTTTCAATTCATTTCAGTTAATTGATTATAAAAAAGCAAACTGGAGTACACAACAATCTCCTGATGGACATTTTTCAGGTTTTACGCCTGCACCAGTAAAAATTAGTATGAAGAAAGATGAAGATGGGAATGAAACCGGTTTATACAGTTATGTTTCTTATGATTCGCTTTCAGCTGTTTCTTTTGAGTTAACCAAAGTAAGTTACGTTGATTATTACCACGCCGAAACTGACAGCGCCGCATTTTATGATGCTATGTATACGCAGATTGGAACAACCGATTCTGTTTTAAGCAAACGATATACTATGAACGGGAACGATAAATCGCAGGATGTAATAGTGAGATTGAAAGGCAATCAGAATCTCCGCCGTATGCGGTTGGTTCTACATAACGATACGATGTACATTGCGTTTGCTTTGCTTCAACCGAAATTCATTGATCTGCCTGAAGTAAATAAGTATTTTGATGAAATAAGAGTATTAACAGCTCCCACAGGCATTACCATTTTTAAAAAGAAAACAAAAGAGCTCTTACTTGATCTTTCCTCAGGTGATTCTGCCAGGTTTGCAGTTGCTGCAGAACAGATTGATAAGATAAATTTTGGTAAGGAAGATCTTCCCTTTCTGAAAGAAGCGTTGCTGAAACAGTATGATAACGAAACAGAAAAGCATGAGGGTATTTACAATACCATAGCAGATATTATTGCTGATCTGAACGATTCTTCCGTAGTAAGTTTTGTTAAGAAAAAATATTTTTCTCCAACTCTTGATAATGAAGCGCAAAAACTGGCAATGCTGAGGTTGCTGGCATTAACAAAAACAAAGGAAAGCTATACTGTATTAAAAGAGCTGATACTTGCTGAACCTCCTTTAGTGGAATATATGTATCCGCTTCAATCTGTTATTTCAGATTCATTGCAGCTTACCAAAATACTGTTTCCGGAACTGATGGGTTTGAGCAGTGATTCGTTGTTTGCTGATTTTACAGCAGACCTTGCCAATCAATTGCTCGACAGCAGTTATATTACTATCGCCTCTATAAAACCGTTTGAAAAAAATCTTCTTCTTACCTGTGAGTCTATCATTGAAAAGCTGAAGGCTGATCCGGAAACTGATGTATATAGTTATGATGAAAGCCTGCACCTTCTTGGCCGCTTAAATAGTGCTGAAGGGAATAAACTGCTGCAAAAAATAGTTCTTCTGAAACAGAAGATCCTGAACAGGATCATAATCACAGATTTGCTGTTGAATAAGCAGACAGTACCAAAAGAAATCATTGAATTTCAGGCAGCTGATAAAGAGTATCGTTTTTCGTTTTATTACAGGCTGGAGGAAAATGGGCTTACTGCTTTCTTCCCCTCAAAATACAGTACACAAAAATCAATTGCTGAATCGGATGTGTATAATATGGCCAGTGATGAGTATGAAGTGGAAGAGATTGTGTACATCAGGGAGAAGGTAAGTGAGTATGACAAGGAGCAAAAACGTTTTCATCTCTTCAAGGTTAAAGTGGAAGGAAGCTGGTATCTCGGAATTTCAGGCGGATATGAAATGGATTCAAAAATTATTCACATGAAAAAGGGGAAAGATGTTGGTGGTATTTACTGGGAAGAAGAATTTGATATGAAAAAAGTGAATGAACAGTTTGAAGCATATATAAAGGAAAGTGTTGAGGAAGAATAAAGGAATTAAAACTGTATCCGGAAGCTTCCGAAAATCCCAAAGCGCCTGTATTTTTCTGTTGGCATTGGTAACGGTAATAATCGCCATACAAAATCAATTCGCAGCACCCGTAAAATATTATCAACACCGGTACCCAGTTCCATATAGGTTTTTCCATTGAGCGATTGAAACTGGTGACCATTATCAAAAACAGTTCCTACCTGGTTGAATGATTTGTTTGCATTACTTAAACCGCCCCATAAAGTTTTGGCCGTCCAGAACTGGCGGAATTTTAATTTTCTTGTGGGGGCCAGTAAGCGAAATACCCCGTTTCCGAAATTATGTTCAATATTTATTCCTGCATATTCATCACTCAAAAACTCAAAACGATTCATGAGGCTGTAAGCATATTTGTTGTAGTAATACATTTCATTACCCGGATGAATTTCAAGTAAAGGAAAAGGAAGTGTGCCAAAGATCTTTCCACCATAAATGTTGTAATAAATCTCACCGTAGTTGGCAACTTTAAAATAATCATGCACCGAGAAGCTCAATTTATGATACTGATAATTGCTTTTTAAAAAACCCGGAAAGCCTCTTGAGTATTTTATTTCTCCTATTGGATAAGGGCTTCCCAAACTGCTTCTTAAAAAAGTTCCTTCAAGGAAACGTTCCAAATAAGCAAAGCGGATACGGAATCCTATTTCTGCATTATTCAAAGAATCACCAACGCCGCTTTTATAAATACTGTTATCAGGTAGTGAACGAACGGGATCGAATTTCTTCCTGGTGGCCGACACTTCAAATGTAAACCCACTATGGGTTTCTTTCGAAAATTCGATACGTGTCTGTTCTACTTTCATGAATTTGCTGGGCACCTGTTTTTTACGCACCGCCAGTGCAAAGATGTTATCCGTTCCTACTTCATCATAGTAAACCTGTCCGTTATCATAATCGTTGGCATAAGATACATACAGTCTGGTGCGTGGGTTTTTTCGGAAAAGATGTGTGATTTCTGCACGACCCTTAAACTTCTGATCTTTAAAACCATAAGCAAGATAACCACGCAGCCACCATGTTTTGCTGAAGTTTGTACTGGTGCCAATATCAAGTCTTGTTCTGAAACCTTCAATAACATTTGCACTCATTACATTAAACCATGGTCCGTATTCAAAGCTTCCAAATGCTTTATAACCTGTTCCTAAAAAACTTACAATATCACTGTAGCGTTTAAACAAAGGCATGCTCTGTAAAGTATCAATCATATTGTAAATGGCCTTCTCATTCTTTTCTAATTCTTCATGCCTCGATTCTGTCCAGTATGCTTCCGGTTGTTCAGTTGAGCCGGGCATTAAAACAGTTTCTTCGAGTTTTTTATTTTTTCGGAGTGTTTCCCATACAATGCCTGAGTTTACCAGCACATCTTCGTAAGTTGTTGTTTTGCGACCAGTAACTCCAAACTTTTGTTTCCCAATAGCTGATACATCAATAATGAATTTATCCTTTGAAATAAACCAGGTACTGTCATTAATGAGTTTATACTCCTGCACAATGCTCAGCTTATCAACATAATTTACGTTGGCTTCTTTTGATAAGCGCAGGTTCATTTTCTGAATGGCGAAGGTCGTATCATGCACCCAGCAATCAGCTTCAAATGTATTTTCGCCTTTGCGTTTAGGTGTAAACACTAAATGAAAGAAACGTTTACCTGCAACATACTGTGTATCGATTAAGCGGTAACTGTAAAAAGCATCGCCGTTATCACTGATGGGGCTGATGAAACGTTTATCAAAAATGGGGATATAATTATTGTACACATTAATGTTCTGATCCATACCACCCAACAGCTTCTGCACACTTTCGTTTTTTAAACCGGATGTACGGCTGGCTTTTATTTCTTCCCTTCTTTTAAGCGGATCTTTCTGGAAATAATAATCAGAAATTGTTTCGGTCAGGAATACAGGAAGAAAAGGTTTTTCTTCACTGGTGCTGTCAATGGTTTGGTCAATGATAAAACCAAAGGGGCGGAGAGGACG carries:
- a CDS encoding aspartate aminotransferase family protein — protein: MNQRELFLKHVAQTSPKPLALEIVKAEGCRLWDAEGKEYLDLIAGISVCNVGHRHPKVVKAIKAQVDQYMHLLVYGEFVQSPQVQYAKLLTDYLPSSLNAVYFTNSGSEATEGAMKLAKRVTGRTEIVAFNNSYHGSSQGALSVMGDEYWRNAFRPLLPGVYHAGYNSLEDLQLITSNTACVIAETIQAEAGVNAPLKEWIIAIRNRCTETGALLILDEIQCGFGRNGSLWAFEQFSIVPDILLLGKALGGGMPVGAFIADKELMWKLTENPVLGHITTFGGHPVSCAAGMAAMKVLFEEKLVETVFEKEILFRTLLHHPKIIAVRSRGLMIAVEFDSFETNKKIIDACIAQGVLTDWFLFAPKCMRIAPPLTITDEEIRKACAVILACLD
- a CDS encoding gamma carbonic anhydrase family protein; this translates as MPIILPVEGVFPQFGDDCFIAPNATIVGDVIMGDHCSVWFNAVVRGDVNSIRLGNKVNVQDGAVLHATYQKTKTIVGNNVSIGHNAIVHGCTLHDDVLIGMGAIVMDNAVINSNSIVAAGAVVLEGTIVEAGSIYAGVPAKKVKDISQELIHGEINRIAENYIKYSGWFKDVLTEKD
- a CDS encoding TraB/GumN family protein, translating into MKKSTTVSLCNIRSFILLFLYISCTQFSSAQTSVVKNKYPSTLLWRISGNGLSKPSYLYGTIHLTDKRLFYFGDSLYKAIEQTEGFAIEINPDELSTQLIQSFTKEDKSALLKDAVDKESYDRIEKKLEKKYGFKADRLTKRQAYLARNEWMKDMKKSDDMNTVMDAWLYNIARQMGKWTGGIEDLNDQLSLIEKDEADFSFEDLLIDKKIMQGGLNYLIDLYLSQDLQALDDFFNHSTESKKDEWLIKRNIKMAHRMDSLLRFRTHFFAIGAAHLPGDSGVIKLLLQKGFHVEPVFSSAKISPDDYKVEEGKMKWQSFIPTDSLYHVSFPSKSATMFISGNVVKMEMCIDIPTATYYITAAVPNMRQGTNKEKLIEEMLQGFTKGSKIIERKKISEDGQTGLEVLVEKEGFLRVRGFIKGNYAFMTVMGHETKKEMLKGEMAARFFSSFSVSDKALLISDGMKTFSNEESGFSILLPTTPELMPNEAVEEGWISKTYSSFDTKSNVYFMMKIKSTGPGYYLNGDSNYFDTQRQGWKTILKELKAEKYFNLGEFPVMQYDFMMEKGKEKAMCRSLTINRGNRSYLLLAVTEKDGEINDAIKVFFNSFQLIDYKKANWSTQQSPDGHFSGFTPAPVKISMKKDEDGNETGLYSYVSYDSLSAVSFELTKVSYVDYYHAETDSAAFYDAMYTQIGTTDSVLSKRYTMNGNDKSQDVIVRLKGNQNLRRMRLVLHNDTMYIAFALLQPKFIDLPEVNKYFDEIRVLTAPTGITIFKKKTKELLLDLSSGDSARFAVAAEQIDKINFGKEDLPFLKEALLKQYDNETEKHEGIYNTIADIIADLNDSSVVSFVKKKYFSPTLDNEAQKLAMLRLLALTKTKESYTVLKELILAEPPLVEYMYPLQSVISDSLQLTKILFPELMGLSSDSLFADFTADLANQLLDSSYITIASIKPFEKNLLLTCESIIEKLKADPETDVYSYDESLHLLGRLNSAEGNKLLQKIVLLKQKILNRIIITDLLLNKQTVPKEIIEFQAADKEYRFSFYYRLEENGLTAFFPSKYSTQKSIAESDVYNMASDEYEVEEIVYIREKVSEYDKEQKRFHLFKVKVEGSWYLGISGGYEMDSKIIHMKKGKDVGGIYWEEEFDMKKVNEQFEAYIKESVEEE
- the rsgA gene encoding ribosome small subunit-dependent GTPase A, translated to MQALIYKSTGNWYVAKTEKGDFVRARIKGKFKIDGITSTNPIAVGDIVEVEMENELEQTAMIIEIYERRNYINRKSPHQKYQHHIVAANLDQSMLFATMKEPRTSQGFIDRFVIASEAYHIPSVIVFNKSDVYRKKEMDMYEEWKDMYEAVGYKVFLMSMEKNEGVDAVKEMLKDKITLVSGHSGVGKSTFINAIMPNLDLRTEEVSGWSGKGMHTTTFAEMYDLPPDSYRDGGKIIDTPGVKEFGVVDISKQELSHYFPEMRVLINDCQFNNCLHLEEPSCAIKSAVANETIHPLRFISYCGILATIEEKKY
- a CDS encoding VWA domain-containing protein, with translation MVFAYPILLWLLLLLPILIVWYILREKKSSSSVTVSSLGIYRKQSSSLNVMRHLPFVLRLLSLALLIVAIARPQTRSNEERVEGEGIDIVLCMDVSGSMLAEDFSPNRMEAMKQVAADFVDARKTDRIGLVIFSGEPFTQCPITTDHAALKSQIYAVRSGILQDGTAIGSGLATSVERLKKSKSKSKIIILLTDGENNGGMIPPNTAKEIAKAYNIKVYTIGMGTEGFASMPQQTSAGIVRSMEKVNIDERLLTEIARETGGSYFRAKDNESLSNIYTEIDKLEKSKIETSSFARYAEEFYLLAIAAAVLLLIEVWLRYKMFRKFP
- a CDS encoding DUF58 domain-containing protein, which encodes MLTTEEILKKVRALEIKSKRLTNHMFTGEYHSAFKGQGMSYKEVREYQPGDDIRFIDWNVSARYAHPYSKVFEEERELSLFLLIDNSASISFGTHLQRKKDLVTEIAAVLAFSAVNNNDKVGAILFGDKVQKFIAPKKAKQHTLYIVREMLSNDAKSKQTNYHDAFRMFNNVCPRRSICFLISDFLGAGYEDALRVASKKHDVIGIKIYDQLDMKLPDAGLLQVADAETGEQRWIDTSNAQIRFDYEKDFHKHNDYVKDVFRKAGADLLHMRAGDDYVKVLQKFFINRSR
- a CDS encoding carboxypeptidase-like regulatory domain-containing protein, with amino-acid sequence MKFVFVFFFLLFSVTVTFAQTKVISGIIKDSHSDEAIPFASVVLKKSGFGKLSDSAGGFTFHLPDYRHGDSLLVTYVGYKSLSLAIPAFTGDSLFLLINMERGGDGKEVVVKSKYSRGWILWRKVVKQKPFNDRYRFENFGYELYNKLEVDLNKLNKEKFKNIRPLRPFGFIIDQTIDSTSEEKPFLPVFLTETISDYYFQKDPLKRREEIKASRTSGLKNESVQKLLGGMDQNINVYNNYIPIFDKRFISPISDNGDAFYSYRLIDTQYVAGKRFFHLVFTPKRKGENTFEADCWVHDTTFAIQKMNLRLSKEANVNYVDKLSIVQEYKLINDSTWFISKDKFIIDVSAIGKQKFGVTGRKTTTYEDVLVNSGIVWETLRKNKKLEETVLMPGSTEQPEAYWTESRHEELEKNEKAIYNMIDTLQSMPLFKRYSDIVSFLGTGYKAFGSFEYGPWFNVMSANVIEGFRTRLDIGTSTNFSKTWWLRGYLAYGFKDQKFKGRAEITHLFRKNPRTRLYVSYANDYDNGQVYYDEVGTDNIFALAVRKKQVPSKFMKVEQTRIEFSKETHSGFTFEVSATRKKFDPVRSLPDNSIYKSGVGDSLNNAEIGFRIRFAYLERFLEGTFLRSSLGSPYPIGEIKYSRGFPGFLKSNYQYHKLSFSVHDYFKVANYGEIYYNIYGGKIFGTLPFPLLEIHPGNEMYYYNKYAYSLMNRFEFLSDEYAGINIEHNFGNGVFRLLAPTRKLKFRQFWTAKTLWGGLSNANKSFNQVGTVFDNGHQFQSLNGKTYMELGTGVDNILRVLRIDFVWRLLPLPMPTEKYRRFGIFGSFRIQF